From Segatella copri, the proteins below share one genomic window:
- a CDS encoding ATP-binding protein, with translation MDIKRQQYLDQLIASQRNGLIKIITGIRRCGKSYLLFKLFHEYLNSQGISDDHIIEVALDDRTNKELRDPDNLLKYIKEQITDKNLYYIMLDEVQMVDEFTDVLNSLLHISNADVYVTGSNSHFLSTDVVTEFRGRGDEIHLFPLSFSEYCEGYKGTTDNAWKDYYTYGGLPLILTLDTDKKKEDYLNNLYKSVYLVDVLERHKVKNMGEFDELLRIIASSIGAPCNPTKLANTFKSVKNVVIHHQTINKYLGFLEDAFLVEKSIRYNIKGKKYINTLAKYYFSDLGIRNALLGFRQQEETHIMENIIYNELRTRGYHVDVGMVEVREPDKSGKLIRKQLEVDFVVNQGSQRYYIQSAFAMPTLEKEAQESASLLRIKDSFKKIIIVKDDIKPKRNEDGILTIGLKDFLLDKNSLNY, from the coding sequence ATGGATATCAAAAGACAACAATATTTAGACCAACTAATCGCAAGCCAAAGGAATGGCTTGATTAAGATTATTACAGGTATCAGAAGATGTGGAAAGTCATATCTTCTGTTCAAGTTATTTCATGAGTATCTAAATTCGCAAGGGATTTCAGATGACCATATCATAGAGGTTGCCCTCGATGATCGTACCAATAAGGAACTGCGTGATCCAGATAATCTGTTGAAATACATCAAGGAGCAGATAACAGACAAAAATCTCTACTACATCATGCTTGATGAGGTACAGATGGTAGATGAGTTTACGGATGTATTGAATAGCTTGCTGCATATATCAAATGCAGATGTATATGTTACAGGCAGCAACTCGCATTTTCTATCGACGGATGTAGTGACAGAGTTCCGTGGTAGAGGTGATGAGATACATTTATTTCCATTGTCATTCTCTGAATACTGTGAAGGATATAAAGGGACAACAGACAATGCATGGAAAGATTATTATACATACGGAGGGCTTCCTCTTATTTTGACGCTTGATACAGATAAGAAAAAAGAAGATTATCTGAATAACTTGTATAAGAGTGTGTATCTCGTAGATGTGTTGGAACGACATAAGGTAAAAAACATGGGAGAGTTTGATGAATTGCTGCGAATTATCGCCTCTTCCATTGGTGCTCCATGCAATCCAACGAAGCTTGCCAATACATTCAAGAGTGTCAAGAATGTGGTCATTCATCATCAGACGATAAACAAGTATCTAGGTTTTTTAGAAGATGCGTTTCTTGTGGAAAAGTCCATCAGATACAATATCAAGGGGAAGAAGTATATCAACACCTTGGCAAAATATTACTTTTCGGATCTTGGAATCAGAAACGCTCTCTTAGGCTTTCGCCAGCAAGAAGAGACACATATCATGGAGAATATCATATACAATGAATTGCGTACGAGAGGATATCATGTAGATGTGGGTATGGTGGAAGTCAGAGAGCCAGACAAAAGTGGCAAGTTGATCAGGAAGCAGTTGGAGGTGGATTTTGTGGTGAATCAAGGAAGTCAGCGATATTACATCCAGTCAGCTTTCGCCATGCCAACATTAGAAAAAGAGGCGCAGGAATCTGCATCACTATTGAGAATCAAGGACTCTTTCAAGAAAATAATCATTGTGAAAGATGATATTAAGCCCAAGAGAAATGAAGATGGCATCCTTACAATTGGGCTGAAAGACTTCTTGTTAGACAAAAACAGTTTAAATTATTAA
- a CDS encoding BT_2262 family domain-containing protein, with product MKKILFYTLMLCLSSFALTSCNDDNDELTDAKVTYYPTLEIQGAKFVEVPIGTTYTELGCKGVLRGEDCTSGIVTSGTVDVNTPGLYNINYTYTNEQGYKTSTQRTVAVCDPSITTDISGTYKTTADTYVNLVGIKNNYPIANNTIKITKKASGIFYISDFMGGLWNQTFGNGTACDMSGYIQLLADNSIVMLSSYCSAFDNGADEITNGKYDPTTGKISYEMSYENSYYNHEFFITLQK from the coding sequence ATGAAAAAGATATTATTTTATACCTTGATGCTCTGCCTCTCATCATTTGCACTGACATCTTGTAATGATGACAATGATGAACTGACAGATGCTAAGGTTACATACTATCCTACTTTGGAAATCCAAGGTGCTAAATTTGTGGAAGTTCCTATTGGTACAACATATACTGAGCTGGGATGTAAGGGTGTTTTGCGTGGTGAAGACTGCACCTCTGGTATTGTAACATCAGGAACTGTTGATGTCAATACTCCTGGTTTATACAATATCAATTATACATATACCAATGAGCAGGGCTATAAGACATCAACACAAAGAACTGTAGCTGTTTGTGACCCAAGTATTACAACTGATATTTCTGGCACTTATAAAACTACAGCAGATACTTATGTAAATCTCGTAGGCATAAAAAACAATTATCCTATTGCAAATAATACAATAAAGATAACAAAAAAAGCTTCAGGTATTTTTTATATAAGCGACTTTATGGGTGGTCTATGGAACCAAACATTTGGTAATGGTACAGCTTGTGATATGAGTGGATATATTCAGTTGTTAGCAGACAATAGTATTGTTATGCTATCTAGTTATTGTTCTGCTTTTGACAATGGAGCTGACGAAATTACCAATGGTAAGTACGACCCTACAACAGGTAAAATTTCATATGAAATGAGTTATGAAAATTCATATTACAACCATGAGTTTTTCATTACTTTGCAAAAATAA
- a CDS encoding SusD/RagB family nutrient-binding outer membrane lipoprotein, translating to MKKILVYSAACLLALSSCDMDINDNPNYPNNGDVTPTLVFPSVENALAAVPGDAMFTNAGFFAQYFEQRPEANQYNDEAELHFDESSSLFDRCYRTIYAGAMMDIKDVESKTNNKADLFACKVMTALGMQYMVDACSDAPYTEMCQGNANPTPKWDDGKTVYTSVLAAMDEAEAAIPEGTTTLSVTDPMFNGSLDAWKRFANGLRLRMYMRLIDGGVDVDSYTAKAKALVVENLLPNKDCTFNVYSNAEGQWNPWYAAIRGLKTNNFCAAYPIVSYYNLTNDPRLSTTMEANKAAGKYVGQIPGAKTLYKEWTGKDWKNKEVSEIKYGAIAAMPIYIMQQSEAEFLKAEVELRFNNNAAAAKVNYENAVRADLVSRGIDDSAVSTFLSGAKVNFDTQATTADKLKLIYMQKWASFFMRNHMEAWSEQRRTDVPALSTATAKEVFEGSTKYIAGDMINPGLNYYGNNNLCKRMPYPENARKYNKNTPAVKTLADPVFWDVK from the coding sequence ATGAAGAAAATATTAGTATATAGCGCAGCTTGCCTCTTGGCGCTTTCGAGCTGCGACATGGATATCAATGACAACCCAAACTATCCAAACAATGGTGACGTGACACCAACATTGGTTTTCCCTTCTGTGGAAAATGCCTTGGCAGCAGTGCCTGGTGATGCTATGTTCACAAATGCTGGTTTCTTTGCCCAGTATTTCGAACAGCGCCCTGAGGCTAACCAGTATAACGATGAGGCTGAGCTTCATTTCGACGAGTCTTCATCATTGTTCGACCGTTGTTATCGCACCATCTATGCAGGTGCCATGATGGATATCAAAGATGTAGAGAGCAAGACAAATAACAAGGCAGACCTGTTCGCTTGCAAAGTGATGACAGCCTTGGGCATGCAATACATGGTAGATGCATGTAGCGATGCTCCTTATACCGAAATGTGCCAAGGCAACGCCAATCCTACTCCAAAGTGGGACGATGGTAAGACTGTCTATACTTCGGTTTTAGCTGCCATGGATGAGGCTGAGGCTGCTATTCCTGAGGGGACAACAACCCTTTCTGTAACAGACCCTATGTTCAATGGTTCTTTGGATGCATGGAAGCGTTTTGCTAATGGTCTTCGTCTGCGTATGTACATGCGTTTGATAGATGGTGGTGTGGATGTAGATTCTTATACTGCCAAGGCTAAGGCATTGGTGGTAGAGAACTTGTTACCAAATAAAGATTGCACATTCAATGTATATAGTAATGCAGAGGGGCAGTGGAACCCATGGTATGCAGCCATTCGCGGTTTAAAGACCAATAATTTCTGCGCAGCTTACCCTATTGTTTCATATTACAACTTGACCAACGACCCTCGCTTGTCAACTACAATGGAGGCTAATAAAGCCGCAGGAAAGTATGTTGGCCAGATTCCTGGTGCTAAGACTCTCTACAAGGAGTGGACTGGCAAGGACTGGAAGAACAAGGAAGTAAGCGAAATTAAATATGGAGCGATTGCTGCAATGCCTATCTACATCATGCAGCAGTCAGAGGCTGAGTTCTTGAAGGCAGAGGTTGAACTTCGCTTCAACAACAATGCAGCTGCAGCTAAGGTGAATTATGAGAATGCTGTTCGTGCAGATCTCGTTTCTCGCGGAATCGACGACAGTGCTGTGAGTACTTTCTTGTCTGGTGCTAAAGTAAACTTTGACACTCAGGCTACAACTGCTGACAAGCTCAAACTCATCTATATGCAGAAGTGGGCTTCCTTCTTTATGCGCAATCATATGGAGGCATGGTCTGAGCAGCGTCGTACAGACGTTCCTGCACTTTCCACTGCTACTGCCAAGGAAGTATTTGAGGGTTCTACTAAGTACATAGCAGGTGATATGATCAATCCAGGTCTTAACTATTATGGCAACAATAATCTCTGCAAGCGTATGCCTTACCCAGAGAATGCCCGCAAGTACAACAAGAATACACCTGCTGTCAAGACTTTGGCAGACCCAGTATTCTGGGATGTAAAATAA
- a CDS encoding lipid-binding protein, whose product MKKYISMFMVALVATFTFVSCDPETDEKAGGTAVEKMAGLWDVTVDVVNEQGNVLSEDPFRLGTININTYNTAANDADKMWLDDNAFYGVKMKVNVTDYNNGKFEGTPNTSYNPSDARAGNIEFLKGQVFYGQGKNLHGMPVDSICYTVKFTDDDKGAIYRIAGTRHSGFTE is encoded by the coding sequence ATGAAGAAATATATTTCAATGTTTATGGTTGCCTTGGTTGCAACTTTTACATTTGTTTCTTGTGATCCTGAGACAGATGAGAAAGCTGGAGGTACAGCTGTTGAGAAAATGGCAGGTCTTTGGGATGTAACAGTAGATGTTGTTAATGAACAAGGCAATGTACTCAGTGAAGATCCATTTAGACTTGGCACAATCAACATTAACACTTATAATACAGCAGCTAATGATGCTGATAAGATGTGGCTTGATGATAATGCATTCTATGGGGTCAAGATGAAGGTGAACGTAACAGACTATAACAATGGTAAGTTTGAAGGAACACCAAACACCTCTTACAATCCTTCAGATGCACGGGCTGGCAACATCGAGTTCCTCAAAGGTCAGGTTTTCTATGGTCAGGGCAAGAACCTTCATGGTATGCCTGTAGACAGCATTTGTTATACTGTCAAATTCACAGATGATGACAAGGGTGCTATTTATCGTATCGCTGGTACTCGCCACTCAGGTTTCACTGAGTAA
- a CDS encoding SusC/RagA family TonB-linked outer membrane protein codes for MEKRLMTFIACLFLSLGMALAQTQVSGKVTSAEDGEPIIGASVKVVGTNTGTVTDIDGNFSLVLPNGKNSVKVSYIGMQDKTVVLKAGNNKIVLASDSKSLDEVVVTAMGITRQSKALGYSASVVGGEKLSESRTGDIMSGIAGKVAGVQISASSSDPGASNSVVIRGVSSLSGNNQPLYVVDGVPLSNSSTSSETSMVASANSLNESYDFGNGANAVNPDDVESMTILKGAAATALYGSRAANGVILITTKSGKKQSKGVGIEYNGGLQLESVLRLPQMQNQFGMGWYGNKTDLENGSWGPEFDGSSLRYGNIYDNSQQYKTYRAIKDNVKDFFDTGIRYNNSVSFNGATDVSNFFLSLSQIHDDGIIPTDADSYNKYTFSGRASHKIKNVTLSMSANYAYQKNNFVSTGQQAGSMYNCIMQTPRDISIAELKDLNNPFNTPGYYYTPYGVTNPYYLLNNNKNQYEQERFYGKLQLDWDIIKDLKFSGRFGLDTTTGHHDEGQPNMSKLYQGTPNWADALSALTGKASQQTERTREIDLNAMLSYSHNFMDKLDVNAVAGLNGNERRYNYFYAEVTNLTIPTFYNLNNSSEKPTVDQYKQLRRLMGAYGQIDLGWDNWAYLTMTARNDWSSTLPKGNRSFFYPGVTGSVIFSQFLTPEMQKIITFGKVRAAWGKTGNDANVYMTSSVFAQGGANTSGWGTSQFPFTNGNYNAYSVGNVLGSPTLSPEMTTEFELGLNMAFLQNRLSFDVSYYNRVSDKQIFSLAMDPASGYTAQNTNLGKIRNRGVEALISGTPIKTKDFKWDISLNWTLNRSKVISLPEELGGESVIYGLSGGTGLYAIVGEELGVFKAYTSQRDAEGHIIVDPKTGLPLKTTEQQIVGSMNSKYQMGISNTFSYKGVSLSFDFDIRKGGVMYSRTKSVNYFVGNAIQTAYNSRHPFIVPNSVVQTGTDANGAPVYGENTTALNATNLYNYWNNGADNYDADFLVDKSYVKLRSVVLSWDLPKAWLAKTFLTGVKVSVFGNNLFLWTPSSNTFIDPESTSFGNDLSGNYGEYSANPSSRKIGFNVSVKF; via the coding sequence ATGGAAAAAAGACTCATGACGTTTATTGCCTGCCTCTTCCTTAGTTTAGGAATGGCGTTGGCGCAAACTCAAGTTTCCGGTAAAGTAACCTCTGCAGAGGATGGTGAGCCAATCATTGGTGCATCTGTCAAAGTGGTAGGCACCAATACTGGTACGGTTACCGACATTGATGGTAACTTCTCTTTGGTTCTTCCTAACGGAAAGAACTCTGTAAAAGTGTCTTACATTGGTATGCAAGACAAAACCGTTGTCCTCAAAGCAGGCAACAACAAAATCGTTTTAGCTTCAGATTCAAAAAGCCTTGATGAGGTCGTAGTTACAGCTATGGGTATCACCCGTCAGAGCAAGGCCTTGGGTTACTCGGCTTCTGTTGTCGGTGGTGAGAAACTTTCTGAGTCACGCACAGGCGACATCATGTCTGGTATCGCAGGTAAGGTGGCTGGTGTACAGATTTCAGCTTCTTCTTCTGACCCAGGTGCTTCTAATTCCGTTGTTATTCGTGGTGTCAGCTCTTTGTCTGGCAACAACCAGCCTCTTTATGTTGTAGATGGTGTACCATTGTCAAACAGCTCAACAAGTAGTGAGACTTCTATGGTAGCAAGTGCTAACAGCTTGAATGAAAGCTACGACTTCGGTAATGGAGCCAATGCTGTCAACCCAGACGACGTTGAGAGCATGACCATCTTGAAGGGTGCCGCTGCTACAGCTCTCTATGGTAGCCGTGCTGCCAATGGTGTCATCCTGATTACCACCAAGAGTGGTAAGAAACAAAGCAAGGGAGTTGGTATTGAGTATAACGGCGGTTTGCAACTTGAGTCTGTTCTCCGTTTGCCTCAGATGCAGAACCAGTTCGGTATGGGTTGGTATGGTAACAAGACCGACCTGGAAAACGGTTCTTGGGGTCCTGAGTTTGATGGTTCTTCTTTGCGATATGGTAATATTTACGATAACTCTCAGCAATATAAGACTTATCGTGCCATCAAGGACAACGTGAAGGACTTCTTCGATACAGGTATTCGCTATAACAACAGTGTATCTTTCAATGGTGCAACAGATGTAAGCAACTTCTTCTTGAGTCTGTCACAGATTCACGATGATGGTATCATCCCAACAGACGCAGATAGCTACAACAAGTATACATTCTCAGGTCGTGCTAGTCACAAGATCAAGAACGTAACTTTGAGCATGTCTGCCAACTATGCTTACCAAAAGAATAATTTCGTAAGCACCGGTCAGCAGGCTGGTTCTATGTACAACTGTATCATGCAGACTCCTCGCGACATCAGCATAGCTGAGCTTAAGGATTTGAACAATCCATTCAATACTCCAGGTTATTACTATACTCCATATGGTGTAACCAACCCATACTACCTTTTGAACAACAATAAAAATCAGTATGAGCAGGAGCGTTTCTATGGCAAGTTGCAGTTGGATTGGGACATCATCAAGGACTTGAAGTTCTCTGGTCGTTTCGGTTTGGATACTACAACAGGTCATCACGATGAAGGTCAGCCAAATATGTCTAAACTCTATCAGGGCACTCCAAACTGGGCAGATGCGTTGTCTGCTTTGACAGGTAAGGCAAGCCAGCAGACAGAACGTACTCGTGAAATCGACTTGAATGCAATGTTGAGCTATAGTCATAATTTCATGGATAAACTGGACGTAAATGCAGTAGCTGGTCTTAATGGTAATGAGCGTAGATACAACTATTTCTATGCAGAGGTCACCAACCTGACTATCCCTACATTCTATAATTTGAACAACTCTTCAGAGAAGCCGACAGTAGATCAGTACAAGCAGCTTCGTCGCTTGATGGGTGCATACGGTCAGATTGATCTTGGCTGGGACAACTGGGCATACTTGACAATGACTGCTCGTAACGACTGGTCATCTACCCTACCTAAGGGCAATCGTTCTTTCTTCTATCCAGGTGTTACCGGTAGTGTTATCTTCTCTCAGTTCTTAACACCAGAGATGCAGAAGATTATCACCTTTGGTAAAGTACGCGCAGCTTGGGGTAAGACAGGTAATGATGCAAATGTATACATGACCTCTTCTGTATTTGCACAAGGTGGAGCAAACACATCAGGTTGGGGTACTAGCCAGTTCCCATTCACAAATGGTAACTATAATGCATATTCTGTAGGTAACGTATTGGGTAGCCCTACTTTGAGTCCAGAGATGACAACAGAGTTTGAGCTCGGTTTGAACATGGCATTCCTTCAGAATCGCTTGTCATTCGATGTATCTTACTACAATAGAGTATCAGACAAGCAGATATTCTCTCTGGCTATGGATCCTGCTTCTGGTTATACCGCACAGAACACCAACCTCGGTAAGATTCGTAACCGTGGTGTCGAGGCTTTGATCAGCGGCACACCAATTAAGACAAAGGATTTCAAATGGGATATTTCCCTCAACTGGACATTGAACCGCAGCAAGGTAATTTCTCTTCCAGAAGAACTCGGTGGAGAGTCTGTAATCTATGGCTTGAGTGGCGGCACAGGTCTCTATGCCATCGTTGGCGAGGAGCTTGGTGTGTTCAAGGCTTACACTTCACAGCGTGATGCCGAAGGTCACATTATCGTAGACCCTAAGACCGGTCTTCCTCTTAAGACTACAGAGCAGCAGATTGTTGGTAGCATGAACAGCAAGTATCAGATGGGTATTTCCAATACCTTCTCTTACAAGGGCGTAAGTTTGTCATTCGATTTCGATATTCGTAAGGGCGGTGTGATGTATTCTCGTACCAAGAGCGTCAACTATTTCGTTGGTAACGCTATTCAGACTGCTTACAACAGCCGTCATCCATTCATCGTTCCGAACTCTGTAGTTCAGACAGGCACAGATGCCAACGGCGCTCCTGTATATGGCGAGAACACAACAGCATTGAATGCAACCAACCTTTATAACTACTGGAACAATGGTGCAGACAATTACGATGCCGATTTCTTGGTTGACAAGAGCTATGTAAAACTTCGTTCCGTAGTACTTTCTTGGGATCTTCCTAAGGCTTGGCTTGCCAAGACATTCTTGACAGGTGTGAAGGTTTCTGTCTTTGGAAACAACTTGTTCCTCTGGACACCTTCTAGCAATACTTTCATCGACCCAGAGTCAACCTCTTTCGGTAACGACTTGTCTGGTAACTATGGTGAGTATTCTGCCAACCCAAGTTCTAGAAAGATTGGTTTCAATGTTTCAGTTAAATTCTAA
- the tnpB gene encoding IS66 family insertion sequence element accessory protein TnpB (TnpB, as the term is used for proteins encoded by IS66 family insertion elements, is considered an accessory protein, since TnpC, encoded by a neighboring gene, is a DDE family transposase.), whose product MFGLNENTQYYVCQRYVRMNMGINGLYQIVRTEMELPPLGGAVFIFFSKNRQQVKMLKWDGDGFLLYQKRLERGTFELPFFDPQSKQCKMPYKTLSAIMSGICLKSMRYRKRLNL is encoded by the coding sequence ATGTTTGGATTAAACGAAAACACCCAGTATTACGTCTGCCAGCGATATGTCCGAATGAACATGGGCATAAATGGCCTGTACCAGATTGTGAGGACGGAGATGGAGCTGCCGCCACTCGGTGGTGCCGTCTTCATCTTCTTCTCAAAGAATCGCCAGCAGGTAAAAATGCTAAAATGGGATGGCGACGGTTTCTTGCTGTATCAGAAGCGACTGGAGCGAGGAACCTTTGAATTACCATTCTTTGATCCCCAAAGCAAACAATGCAAAATGCCTTACAAGACGCTATCTGCCATCATGAGCGGAATTTGCCTGAAAAGTATGAGATATAGAAAACGGCTTAACTTATAG
- a CDS encoding ATP-binding protein, with product MIVRPKRIYRKRIPYGMQNFEDVIKEDCYYVDKTPFIEQIEESNKYFFFIRPRRFGKTLTLSMLENYYDINKKDKFEEIFGKLYIGQNPTPEHNTYLIIHLNFAEVAAGLDDYKDGLDNHCSLVFNFFCDIYAHILPANTKEGLEKLTDAVSQLRFLCQKCQEVGKKIYLFIDEYDNFTNMILAHEEHLMRYRNQTHGEGYLRQFFNTIKGAAGNTLGRVFVTGVSPVTMDDLTSGFNIGTNYSLSPDFNEMTGFTEEEVRKMLDYYGSVLPFNHTTDELIKVMKPWYDNYCFAEDRYGETTMYNSVMVLNFVDNYIRSNYQIPKKMVETNIRIDYDKLRMLIRHDKEFAHDASIIQQLVTQGFVIGTLNENFPAERINDPDNFLSLLFYFGMVTIDGTYKGETKFIIPNEVVRDQMYTYLLDTYKENDLVYDRYSKGKLESKLAYDGQFKPYFEYIADCLKKYSSQRDKQKGEAFVHGFTLAMTSQNKFYRPISELDNDGGYADIFLSPLCDIYKDMVDSYIIELKYCKSQTTDEQVKKLFEEASAQISRYADSDMVREAVKTTKLHKLVVIYRGAEMVACEEI from the coding sequence ATGATAGTAAGACCAAAGCGCATTTATCGCAAGCGCATACCATACGGTATGCAGAATTTTGAGGATGTCATAAAAGAGGATTGTTACTATGTGGACAAGACTCCTTTCATAGAGCAAATAGAAGAATCCAACAAGTATTTCTTCTTCATTCGCCCTCGCCGTTTCGGCAAGACACTTACCCTCTCCATGCTTGAGAATTACTATGACATCAATAAGAAAGACAAGTTTGAGGAAATCTTTGGCAAGCTATACATCGGGCAGAATCCTACACCAGAGCATAATACATATCTCATCATCCACCTCAATTTTGCCGAGGTGGCAGCAGGATTGGATGATTATAAGGATGGACTGGACAACCATTGTAGCCTTGTGTTCAATTTCTTTTGTGACATCTATGCACATATTCTTCCTGCCAATACCAAGGAAGGATTAGAAAAGTTAACAGATGCAGTGTCTCAACTGAGGTTTCTTTGCCAGAAATGCCAGGAGGTAGGAAAGAAGATTTATCTCTTCATCGATGAGTACGACAACTTCACCAACATGATTCTCGCCCATGAGGAGCATCTTATGAGGTATCGCAACCAGACTCACGGAGAGGGATACTTGCGCCAGTTCTTCAACACCATCAAGGGTGCGGCTGGCAATACTCTGGGCAGAGTGTTCGTCACGGGAGTAAGCCCTGTGACCATGGATGACCTGACCAGCGGATTCAACATCGGAACCAACTATTCGCTCTCACCCGACTTCAATGAGATGACGGGATTTACCGAGGAAGAAGTGAGAAAGATGCTGGATTATTACGGCAGCGTTCTGCCGTTTAATCATACCACCGATGAGCTGATCAAGGTGATGAAGCCTTGGTATGATAACTATTGCTTTGCAGAGGATAGATATGGTGAGACCACCATGTACAACTCGGTAATGGTACTCAACTTCGTAGATAATTACATCCGAAGCAATTACCAAATCCCTAAGAAGATGGTAGAGACCAACATCCGCATCGACTATGACAAGTTGCGAATGCTCATCCGCCACGACAAGGAGTTCGCCCACGACGCTAGCATCATCCAGCAGTTGGTAACCCAGGGATTCGTGATAGGCACGCTCAACGAGAACTTCCCTGCCGAACGAATCAACGACCCAGACAACTTCCTCAGCCTGCTGTTCTATTTCGGCATGGTGACGATAGACGGAACATACAAGGGTGAGACCAAGTTCATCATCCCGAATGAGGTGGTGCGTGACCAGATGTACACCTACCTGCTCGACACCTACAAGGAGAACGACTTGGTATATGATAGATATAGCAAGGGTAAACTGGAGAGTAAACTGGCATACGATGGACAATTCAAGCCATACTTTGAGTATATCGCCGACTGCCTGAAGAAGTACTCCTCCCAGCGAGACAAGCAGAAGGGAGAGGCTTTCGTGCATGGCTTCACCTTGGCGATGACAAGCCAGAACAAGTTCTATCGCCCTATCTCTGAGCTGGACAATGACGGCGGCTATGCCGACATCTTCCTCTCTCCGCTCTGTGACATCTACAAGGACATGGTAGATTCATATATCATCGAGTTGAAATATTGCAAGAGCCAAACCACAGATGAGCAAGTAAAAAAGCTCTTCGAAGAGGCTTCAGCTCAAATCTCTCGCTATGCGGACAGTGATATGGTCAGAGAGGCAGTAAAGACTACAAAGCTCCACAAGCTGGTGGTTATCTACCGCGGAGCGGAAATGGTGGCTTGCGAGGAAATATAA